The Magnolia sinica isolate HGM2019 chromosome 9, MsV1, whole genome shotgun sequence genome contains a region encoding:
- the LOC131254902 gene encoding putative UPF0481 protein At3g02645, with protein sequence MDSPRRRHDREWVKRIIQSLEAEIEDNEQIPVSIFTIPKTLISPKIEAYAPQQVALGPYHHRRSDLYEMERYKLSSARRTQKKLTTGKLRDLVARFMKYESRIRAYYNKYLDFDGETLAWMLAVDAAFLLEYLQTFNTEMAASLTRIASNMSHLIDFTRRKFLGRAILRDIIMLENQIPLFLLRELLGFHQIENPNDVLAKMVKGLYEVISPIKAVDDFASYEEEFLAKGNHLLELMYYMLVPATNQGGSITISVGVEDQVDKEEHEREGCFRKAFTSMSNALSRLCSAPTRCIRGILGLEGIKIMVKLPLVIIRKIRGVATEGVLENLITSAGEVAGGVDSSHSQTDATPLAEELTIPNVTQLSNAGIKFHPANGGLTTIEFDLSSTTFYLPTVDLDDNSEVVMRNLIAYEASVGPGMMALLRYVDLMKGIIDGDEDVKLLREAGIVLNHLKSDAEVVKLWDNMSKGVTATKVPVLDKAINGINTYYEARWSVRAKRFMKKYVFGSWALLTFLAANILLLLTALEAFCSVYDCSRWISSK encoded by the coding sequence ATGGATTCACCTCGACGGAGACATGATCGCGAGTGGGTCAAGCGTATCATTCAAAGCCTCGAGGCGGAAATCGAAGACAACGAGCAAATACCCGTCAGCATCTTTACCATCCCCAAAACCCTGATTTCCCCTAAAATAGAGGCTTATGCTCCTCAACAAGTCGCCCTGGGCCCTTACCATCACCGTCGATCAGACCTCTACGAGATGGAGCGGTACAAGCTCTCTTCGGCTCGAAGAACCCAAAAAAAACTCACCACTGGTAAGTTACGGGACCTTGTGGCCCGCTTCATGAAGTATGAAAGCCGCATCCGGGCTTACTACAACAAATACTTGGATTTCGATGGAGAAACACTAGCATGGATGTTGGCGGTCGATGCCGCATTCCTGTTAGAGTACCTACAGACATTCAACACAGAGATGGCGGCATCACTCACCAGAATTGCTTCAAATATGTCGCATTTGATCGATTTCACCAGACGGAAATTCCTCGGCCGTGCAATCCTAAGAGACATTATCATGTTGGAGAACCAGATTCCTCTCTTTCTACTCAGAGAGCTTCTTGGATTTCACCAAATTGAAAACCCTAATGACGTGCTAGCCAAGATGGTGAAGGGTCTGTACGAAGTTATATCCCCCATCAAAGCCGTGGATGATTTCGCTTCATATGAAGAAGAATTTCTAGCTAAAGGTAATCACCTGCTGGAGCTTATGTATTACATGCTTGTGCCCGCAACAAACCAAGGAGGATCAATCACGATCTCTGTTGGGGTTGAGGACCAAGTCGATAAAGAAGAACATGAGAGAGAAGGATGCTTTAGGAAAGCCTTCACATCCATGTCGAATGCGTTATCACGTCTTTGCTCAGCTCCCACTCGCTGCATAAGAGGGATTTTAGGGCTGGAAGGAATCAAGATCATGGTGAAACTGCCATTGGTAATCATCAGAAAGATTCGTGGTGTTGCCACAGAAGGCGTGCTTGAAAATCTAATAACGTCAGCAGGAGAAGTGGCAGGTGGTGTAGATTCGTCACATTCTCAGACGGACGCGACACCTCTGGCAGAAGAACTCACCATCCCCAACGTAACCCAACTCTCCAACGCCGGCATCAAGTTCCATCCTGCCAATGGTGGCCTCACCACCATTGAGTTCGACCTCTCGTCCACCACATTCTATCTACCGACCGTCGATTTGGACGACAACTCGGAGGTCGTGATGCGGAATCTCATAGCATATGAGGCGTCCGTTGGTCCAGGGATGATGGCATTGTTGCGGTACGTAGATCTGATGAAGGGGATCATCGATGGCGACGAGGATGTGAAGTTGCTTAGGGAGGCGGGAATCGTCTTGAATCATCTGAAGAGTGATGCAGAGGTCGTGAAGCTTTGGGACAACATGAGCAAAGGTGTGACGGCGACGAAGGTGCCGGTCCTCGACAAGGCAATCAACGGCATCAATACATACTACGAAGCAAGATGGAgtgttagggctaagaggtttaTGAAGAAGTATGTTTTTGGCTCATGGGCACTTCTTACCTTCTTAGCAGCCAACATTTTGTTGCTGCTGACCGCTTTGGAAGCCTTTTGTTCCGTGTACGATTGCAGCCGTTGGATTTCTTCTAAGTAA
- the LOC131254719 gene encoding uncharacterized protein LOC131254719, whose protein sequence is MKKERSGSAQPKTASAFRRVKVDEVEFVDERLQDNSYWAKDGADIGYGAKAQEVVGQVRGRDFRLEKRKKKRGSYGGGQIDFQSHSEKFNYSDDDE, encoded by the coding sequence ATGAAGAAAGAACGTAGCGGTTCAGCTCAGCCCAAAACGGCAAGTGCATTTcgaagggtgaaagttgatgagGTGGAATTTGTCGATGAGCGGCTTCAAGATAATTCTTACTGGGCAAAGGACGGTGCAGATATTGGCTATGGTGCAAAGGCGCAAGAAGTTGTTGGGCAAGTCAGGGGCAGGGATTTCCGActtgagaagagaaagaagaagcgGGGAAGCTACGGAGGCGGACAGATTGATTTCCAGTCACACTCAGAAAAATTCAATTACTCTGATGATGATGAGTGA